From one Mesoplodon densirostris isolate mMesDen1 chromosome 19, mMesDen1 primary haplotype, whole genome shotgun sequence genomic stretch:
- the PHLDB3 gene encoding pleckstrin homology-like domain family B member 3 isoform X3, protein MGTRSSPDEGTPPPAVPECDAEVLSQGAAQPRELPEDSREQEVPEAPAELPSGQGAEQQTEEEEEVGEGSSTESSRDAVEASPSVQIPATPPAASQAVEEVRGAGRRLQAQQLEALTRMALMEQRVRELQRQRKELRIQMEVEVTLLRGELAGEQVAVWRKEEQLWELLGHQVDSEKGVQDQREQEQKHLSQERDRVEGLRQRLREAQGQLDLQPEDQRERLLQGVQEMREQLDVAQHAYEDLEFRQLEQESQWEEEDWDSPRARALDPKVQELQASVMQHRRRIQVLEEQLKSLGEQMAAESRELSQKKEEAFQALTQERSRLLKLNCLQGNPGRDFSEPNQALTKTDHQLLVLQDPTAHAAAATSSCLFSVHSSLQGSIGLQRTGSLPRKRGERVSQRGSPRPLSLYCTALLPAGALEASALPPSARDSGRHPLYQLLNCGPRNSCGALYPDIARMEQLLRQAVAERERLLQAREGTRRSTEGASDPPVPAIMAPPTAPSRLPGPPVLDLRQHLEGWGHNPASCPHIRVSGGYCHGPLVKMGGRIKTWKKRWFCFDRQARRLAYYTDKEETKLKGVIYFQAIEEVYYDHLRCAFKSPNPRLTFCVKTYERLFYMVAPSPEAMRIWMDVIVTAADENHAP, encoded by the exons ATGGGGACACGGAGCAGCCCGGACGAGGGGACCCCGCCGCCCGCGGTCCCCGAGTGCGACGCGGAGGTCCTTTCTCAAGGGGCCGCCCAGCCCCGGGAGCTCCCCGAGGACTCCCGCGAGCAGGAGGTGCCCGAGGCCCCAGCAGAGCTTCCGAGCGGCCAAGGGGCAGAGCAGCAGacggaggaagaggaagaagtggGAGAAGGCAGCAGCACGGAGAGCAGCCGCGATGCG GTGGAGGCTTCGCCTTCCGTTCAGATCCCGGCCACGCCACCCGCAGCCTCTCAGGCTGTGGAAGAGGTGCGAGGGGCGGGGCGGCGGCTTCAAGCCCAGCAGTTGGAGGCACTGACTCGCATGGCTTTGATGGAGCAGCGAGTGAGGGAGCTACAGCGTCAGAGGAAGGAACTGAGGATCCAG ATGGAGGTGGAGGTGACCCTGCTTCGCGGTGAACTGGCTGGGGAGCAAGTGGCCGTCTGGCGCAAGGAGGAGCAGCTCTGGGAGCTGCTGGGGCATCAGGTGGACTCAGAAAAGGGCGTCCAAGATCAGCGGGAACAG GAACAGAAGCACCTGAGCCAGGAGCGGGACCGTGTGGAGGGTCTTCGCCAGAGACTCCGGGAGGCCCAGGGGCAGCTCGACTTGCAGCCGGAAGACCAGCGTGAGCGGCTTCTGCAGGGAGTGCAGGAG ATGAGGGaacagctggatgtggcccaGCATGCCTACGAGGACCTGGAATTCCGGCAGCTGGAGCAGGAGAGCCAGTGGGAGGAGGAGGATTGGGACAGTCCCAGGGCCCGGGCACTGGACCCCAAGGTCCAGGAGCTCCAGGCCAGCGTGATGCAGCACAGG CGCCGGATCCAGGTCTTGGAGGAGCAGCTCAAGTCACTGGGGGAGCAGATGGCAGCTGAGAGCCGGGAGCTGAGCCAGAAGAAGGAGGAGGCCTTTCAGGCCCTGACCCAG GAACGGAGCAGGCTGCTCAAGCTCAATTGCCTTCAGGGAAACCCTGGCAGGGACTTCTCTGAGCCCAACCAGGCCCTCACCAAG ACAGACCACCAGTTGCTGGTTCTCCAGGACCCCACTGCTCACGCTGCGGCCGCCACCTCTTCCTGCCTCTTCTCCGTTCACAGCTCCCTCCAG GGCTCCATTGGCCTCCAGAGGACTGGAAGCCTGCCCcggaagaggggagagagagtgagCCAGAGGGGATCCCCCCGGCCTCTGTCCTTATATTGTACCG CCCTTCTCCCCGCAGGAGCCCTGGAGGCCTCGGCCCTCCCGCCCTCAGCCAGAGACTCCGGGAGACACCCCCTCTATCAGCTGCTGAACTGTGGCCCAAGAAATAG TTGTGGAGCCCTCTACCCGGACATCGCCCGAATGGAACAGCTCCTGCGGCAGGCTGTGGCAGAGAGGGAGCGGCTGCTCCAGGCCAGG GAAGGGACAAGAAGGAGCACGGAAGGTGCCTCAGACCCGCCTGTACCTGCCATCATG GCCCCGCCCACAGCCCCATCCCGCCTTCCTGGCCCTCCGGTCTTGGATCTCCGGCAACACCTGGAAGGCTGGGGCCACAACCCGGCGAGCTGCCCGCACATACGGGTGTCTGGAGGCTACTGCCACGGACCCTTGGTGAAGATGGGGGGCCGCATCAAGACCTGGAAGAAGCGGTGGTTCTGCTTTGACCGCCAGGCCCGCCGCCTGGCCTACTACACGG ACAAAGAAGAGACCAAGCTCAAAGGCGTCATCTACTTCCAGGCCATTGAGGAAGTCTACTACGACCACTTACGCTGTGCCTTCAAG AGCCCGAACCCTCGCCTAACGTTCTGTGTCAAAACCTACGAACGCCTTTTCTACATGGTGGCGCCAAGCCCAGAAGCCATGCGCATCTGGATGGACGTCATCGTGACAGCGGCGGACGAGAACCACGCCCCCTGA
- the PHLDB3 gene encoding pleckstrin homology-like domain family B member 3 isoform X2: MGTRSSPDEGTPPPAVPECDAEVLSQGAAQPRELPEDSREQEVPEAPAELPSGQGAEQQTEEEEEVGEGSSTESSRDAVEASPSVQIPATPPAASQAVEEVRGAGRRLQAQQLEALTRMALMEQRVRELQRQRKELRIQMEVEVTLLRGELAGEQVAVWRKEEQLWELLGHQVDSEKGVQDQREQEQKHLSQERDRVEGLRQRLREAQGQLDLQPEDQRERLLQGVQEMREQLDVAQHAYEDLEFRQLEQESQWEEEDWDSPRARALDPKVQELQASVMQHRRRIQVLEEQLKSLGEQMAAESRELSQKKEEAFQALTQERSRLLKLNCLQGNPGRDFSEPNQALTKLLFTQKTDHQLLVLQDPTAHAAAATSSCLFSVHSSLQGSIGLQRTGSLPRKRGERVSQRGSPRPLSLYCTGALEASALPPSARDSGRHPLYQLLNCGPRNSCGALYPDIARMEQLLRQAVAERERLLQAREGTRRSTEGASDPPVPAIMAPPTAPSRLPGPPVLDLRQHLEGWGHNPASCPHIRVSGGYCHGPLVKMGGRIKTWKKRWFCFDRQARRLAYYTDKEETKLKGVIYFQAIEEVYYDHLRCAFKSPNPRLTFCVKTYERLFYMVAPSPEAMRIWMDVIVTAADENHAP; the protein is encoded by the exons ATGGGGACACGGAGCAGCCCGGACGAGGGGACCCCGCCGCCCGCGGTCCCCGAGTGCGACGCGGAGGTCCTTTCTCAAGGGGCCGCCCAGCCCCGGGAGCTCCCCGAGGACTCCCGCGAGCAGGAGGTGCCCGAGGCCCCAGCAGAGCTTCCGAGCGGCCAAGGGGCAGAGCAGCAGacggaggaagaggaagaagtggGAGAAGGCAGCAGCACGGAGAGCAGCCGCGATGCG GTGGAGGCTTCGCCTTCCGTTCAGATCCCGGCCACGCCACCCGCAGCCTCTCAGGCTGTGGAAGAGGTGCGAGGGGCGGGGCGGCGGCTTCAAGCCCAGCAGTTGGAGGCACTGACTCGCATGGCTTTGATGGAGCAGCGAGTGAGGGAGCTACAGCGTCAGAGGAAGGAACTGAGGATCCAG ATGGAGGTGGAGGTGACCCTGCTTCGCGGTGAACTGGCTGGGGAGCAAGTGGCCGTCTGGCGCAAGGAGGAGCAGCTCTGGGAGCTGCTGGGGCATCAGGTGGACTCAGAAAAGGGCGTCCAAGATCAGCGGGAACAG GAACAGAAGCACCTGAGCCAGGAGCGGGACCGTGTGGAGGGTCTTCGCCAGAGACTCCGGGAGGCCCAGGGGCAGCTCGACTTGCAGCCGGAAGACCAGCGTGAGCGGCTTCTGCAGGGAGTGCAGGAG ATGAGGGaacagctggatgtggcccaGCATGCCTACGAGGACCTGGAATTCCGGCAGCTGGAGCAGGAGAGCCAGTGGGAGGAGGAGGATTGGGACAGTCCCAGGGCCCGGGCACTGGACCCCAAGGTCCAGGAGCTCCAGGCCAGCGTGATGCAGCACAGG CGCCGGATCCAGGTCTTGGAGGAGCAGCTCAAGTCACTGGGGGAGCAGATGGCAGCTGAGAGCCGGGAGCTGAGCCAGAAGAAGGAGGAGGCCTTTCAGGCCCTGACCCAG GAACGGAGCAGGCTGCTCAAGCTCAATTGCCTTCAGGGAAACCCTGGCAGGGACTTCTCTGAGCCCAACCAGGCCCTCACCAAG CTCCTGTTCACCCAGAAGACAGACCACCAGTTGCTGGTTCTCCAGGACCCCACTGCTCACGCTGCGGCCGCCACCTCTTCCTGCCTCTTCTCCGTTCACAGCTCCCTCCAG GGCTCCATTGGCCTCCAGAGGACTGGAAGCCTGCCCcggaagaggggagagagagtgagCCAGAGGGGATCCCCCCGGCCTCTGTCCTTATATTGTACCG GAGCCCTGGAGGCCTCGGCCCTCCCGCCCTCAGCCAGAGACTCCGGGAGACACCCCCTCTATCAGCTGCTGAACTGTGGCCCAAGAAATAG TTGTGGAGCCCTCTACCCGGACATCGCCCGAATGGAACAGCTCCTGCGGCAGGCTGTGGCAGAGAGGGAGCGGCTGCTCCAGGCCAGG GAAGGGACAAGAAGGAGCACGGAAGGTGCCTCAGACCCGCCTGTACCTGCCATCATG GCCCCGCCCACAGCCCCATCCCGCCTTCCTGGCCCTCCGGTCTTGGATCTCCGGCAACACCTGGAAGGCTGGGGCCACAACCCGGCGAGCTGCCCGCACATACGGGTGTCTGGAGGCTACTGCCACGGACCCTTGGTGAAGATGGGGGGCCGCATCAAGACCTGGAAGAAGCGGTGGTTCTGCTTTGACCGCCAGGCCCGCCGCCTGGCCTACTACACGG ACAAAGAAGAGACCAAGCTCAAAGGCGTCATCTACTTCCAGGCCATTGAGGAAGTCTACTACGACCACTTACGCTGTGCCTTCAAG AGCCCGAACCCTCGCCTAACGTTCTGTGTCAAAACCTACGAACGCCTTTTCTACATGGTGGCGCCAAGCCCAGAAGCCATGCGCATCTGGATGGACGTCATCGTGACAGCGGCGGACGAGAACCACGCCCCCTGA
- the PHLDB3 gene encoding pleckstrin homology-like domain family B member 3 isoform X1, which translates to MGTRSSPDEGTPPPAVPECDAEVLSQGAAQPRELPEDSREQEVPEAPAELPSGQGAEQQTEEEEEVGEGSSTESSRDAVEASPSVQIPATPPAASQAVEEVRGAGRRLQAQQLEALTRMALMEQRVRELQRQRKELRIQMEVEVTLLRGELAGEQVAVWRKEEQLWELLGHQVDSEKGVQDQREQEQKHLSQERDRVEGLRQRLREAQGQLDLQPEDQRERLLQGVQEMREQLDVAQHAYEDLEFRQLEQESQWEEEDWDSPRARALDPKVQELQASVMQHRRRIQVLEEQLKSLGEQMAAESRELSQKKEEAFQALTQERSRLLKLNCLQGNPGRDFSEPNQALTKLLFTQKTDHQLLVLQDPTAHAAAATSSCLFSVHSSLQGSIGLQRTGSLPRKRGERVSQRGSPRPLSLYCTALLPAGALEASALPPSARDSGRHPLYQLLNCGPRNSCGALYPDIARMEQLLRQAVAERERLLQAREGTRRSTEGASDPPVPAIMAPPTAPSRLPGPPVLDLRQHLEGWGHNPASCPHIRVSGGYCHGPLVKMGGRIKTWKKRWFCFDRQARRLAYYTDKEETKLKGVIYFQAIEEVYYDHLRCAFKSPNPRLTFCVKTYERLFYMVAPSPEAMRIWMDVIVTAADENHAP; encoded by the exons ATGGGGACACGGAGCAGCCCGGACGAGGGGACCCCGCCGCCCGCGGTCCCCGAGTGCGACGCGGAGGTCCTTTCTCAAGGGGCCGCCCAGCCCCGGGAGCTCCCCGAGGACTCCCGCGAGCAGGAGGTGCCCGAGGCCCCAGCAGAGCTTCCGAGCGGCCAAGGGGCAGAGCAGCAGacggaggaagaggaagaagtggGAGAAGGCAGCAGCACGGAGAGCAGCCGCGATGCG GTGGAGGCTTCGCCTTCCGTTCAGATCCCGGCCACGCCACCCGCAGCCTCTCAGGCTGTGGAAGAGGTGCGAGGGGCGGGGCGGCGGCTTCAAGCCCAGCAGTTGGAGGCACTGACTCGCATGGCTTTGATGGAGCAGCGAGTGAGGGAGCTACAGCGTCAGAGGAAGGAACTGAGGATCCAG ATGGAGGTGGAGGTGACCCTGCTTCGCGGTGAACTGGCTGGGGAGCAAGTGGCCGTCTGGCGCAAGGAGGAGCAGCTCTGGGAGCTGCTGGGGCATCAGGTGGACTCAGAAAAGGGCGTCCAAGATCAGCGGGAACAG GAACAGAAGCACCTGAGCCAGGAGCGGGACCGTGTGGAGGGTCTTCGCCAGAGACTCCGGGAGGCCCAGGGGCAGCTCGACTTGCAGCCGGAAGACCAGCGTGAGCGGCTTCTGCAGGGAGTGCAGGAG ATGAGGGaacagctggatgtggcccaGCATGCCTACGAGGACCTGGAATTCCGGCAGCTGGAGCAGGAGAGCCAGTGGGAGGAGGAGGATTGGGACAGTCCCAGGGCCCGGGCACTGGACCCCAAGGTCCAGGAGCTCCAGGCCAGCGTGATGCAGCACAGG CGCCGGATCCAGGTCTTGGAGGAGCAGCTCAAGTCACTGGGGGAGCAGATGGCAGCTGAGAGCCGGGAGCTGAGCCAGAAGAAGGAGGAGGCCTTTCAGGCCCTGACCCAG GAACGGAGCAGGCTGCTCAAGCTCAATTGCCTTCAGGGAAACCCTGGCAGGGACTTCTCTGAGCCCAACCAGGCCCTCACCAAG CTCCTGTTCACCCAGAAGACAGACCACCAGTTGCTGGTTCTCCAGGACCCCACTGCTCACGCTGCGGCCGCCACCTCTTCCTGCCTCTTCTCCGTTCACAGCTCCCTCCAG GGCTCCATTGGCCTCCAGAGGACTGGAAGCCTGCCCcggaagaggggagagagagtgagCCAGAGGGGATCCCCCCGGCCTCTGTCCTTATATTGTACCG CCCTTCTCCCCGCAGGAGCCCTGGAGGCCTCGGCCCTCCCGCCCTCAGCCAGAGACTCCGGGAGACACCCCCTCTATCAGCTGCTGAACTGTGGCCCAAGAAATAG TTGTGGAGCCCTCTACCCGGACATCGCCCGAATGGAACAGCTCCTGCGGCAGGCTGTGGCAGAGAGGGAGCGGCTGCTCCAGGCCAGG GAAGGGACAAGAAGGAGCACGGAAGGTGCCTCAGACCCGCCTGTACCTGCCATCATG GCCCCGCCCACAGCCCCATCCCGCCTTCCTGGCCCTCCGGTCTTGGATCTCCGGCAACACCTGGAAGGCTGGGGCCACAACCCGGCGAGCTGCCCGCACATACGGGTGTCTGGAGGCTACTGCCACGGACCCTTGGTGAAGATGGGGGGCCGCATCAAGACCTGGAAGAAGCGGTGGTTCTGCTTTGACCGCCAGGCCCGCCGCCTGGCCTACTACACGG ACAAAGAAGAGACCAAGCTCAAAGGCGTCATCTACTTCCAGGCCATTGAGGAAGTCTACTACGACCACTTACGCTGTGCCTTCAAG AGCCCGAACCCTCGCCTAACGTTCTGTGTCAAAACCTACGAACGCCTTTTCTACATGGTGGCGCCAAGCCCAGAAGCCATGCGCATCTGGATGGACGTCATCGTGACAGCGGCGGACGAGAACCACGCCCCCTGA